From the Chloroflexota bacterium genome, the window GTAGGCACGAAGTCGATCCGGCAGGATGTCAACGTGGACCTCGGGCGCCTGCCCGCCGACCACCACGACCCGCCCGACGCCGCTGCCCGTCTCCAGGTTCGGCCGCACGATGTCGTCGGCCACGCGGTACAGCTCGAGCGGGTCGGGCGTGCCCTCGCCGGTGACCGCGAGATTGAGCACGGCGACATCGTTGAAGTCGAGCTTGGCGTAGCTCGGATCTTCGACTTCAGGTGGCAGGGTACTGCGAATGCCGCTGATCCGCTGCTGCAGGTCGCCGGCCGCCACATCCACATCCGTGCCGTCCTGGAACTCGACGACGATGCTCGCCACGCTCGTCTGCGAGTTGGACGTGATCGTCTTGATGCCGCCCAGGCCGGCCACGGCGTCCTCGATCGGACGTGTGACGCTCTCCTCGACGGACTCGGCGCTGGCCCCCGGATACGGCGCGGTGATCGTCACGATGGGCACGTTGACCTGGGGATTCTGCTCCAGGCCCAACGTGAAGTACGCTGCGACGCCGAAGATGACCACGGCGGCGGTGATGGTCAACGCGATGACGGGGTGAAAGACGGCGAGTCGCGTCAGTTTCATTGAGAGGCCTCTTGCAGAACGCATCCGGGTGTTGCAGCACGAGGCCGAAGGGCGGGCGCCAGGACGGCAGGCCCGGTCGGCGTAGCACGATCTCAGGATGCAAGGTCCATGCCCCCATTGCCCTTCAGATAGGACATCATCCGTACCGCGAGCGGCAGCGAGTCGGACCGTCAGCATGCGGGTCCACCCGCTGCCGCTCGTGGTACGGAAGCCCGACGGCCGCCAAACTGAACGGAGTTGAGTTCGTGCCCCTGCGCCGCGCGGTCAGCCGCCGCTCGCGTACAATGGCGGGACCACGCCATCTCGTTGCGGGGCAGTGTCAATGCGGCCACTGGAAGGCATCCACGTCGTCGAGTTGTCCACCGGCATCGCCGGGCCGTACGCCGGCATGCTGCTGGCGGACTATGGCGCGGAGGTCGTGAAGGTCGAGCCGCCAGCCGGCGATCCGGCCCGCCGCCTGCCCGGCTTCGCGATGTGGGGCCGCAACAAGCAGAGCATGGTGCTCGACCTGACAGGTGTGGCTGACCGGGACCGGCTCGGGCACCTCCTGGCCGGAGCGGACGTCTGCATCACCCCGGATCTCGCCCCGATCGGTGCGGCCGGAGCGGCCAATCCCGGCCTCGTCGTCCTGCACATGCCCCCGTACCATCCCGGCGAGACGCCCTGGGCCGGCGGCGAGGAGTCGCACGGGCTGCTCTCGGCGAGCGGTGGCCCGTCCTGCCGCCAGTCCTCCTTTGACGGCAACCCCATCGAGCTGATCTACCCCGTCGCGCTGTACCAGCAGGGCGTGTGGGGGGCAGCCTGCGCCACGGCGGCGCTGGTCGAGCGGCAGCGCTCTGGACTCGGGCAGGTCGTGACCGTCTCGGGGCTGCACGGCGTCATCGCCAGTTGCCCCGGCTCGTTCGTCATCGACCCCGGCCAGCCCGTCGCCACGACGGATGTCGGCCCCGGCGGACGCCATCCGACCTACACGACCTATCGGTGCGGCGACGGCGAGTGGCTGTTCCTGGCGGCGCTGACCCCCAAGTTTCAGGCCAACGCCTTCAAGACGCTCGGGGTGGGGGACATCCACGCCGATCCGCGCATCGAGAACGCTCCGAGCCGGATGATCGAGCCGGCGAACCGCGTCTGGATCCGCGAGAAGCTGTCAGAGGCGTTCGCCAGCCGCCCGCGCGACGCCTGGCTCAACGCGCTGGAGGTTGGCGACTGCCCGGCCGGCCCCCTCTTCGAGCGCGATGTCTGGCTCGATCACCCGCAGATCGACGCCAACGAGCTGCGGATCACCCTGGACGATCCCGAGCGCGGTCCGGTCATGATGCCGAGCCTCTGCATCGGGCTGGAGGCGACGCCCGGCCAGATCCGGACCCCCGCCCCGCGCCTCGGCGCGCACACCGAGACGGCCGGCCGGTGGTCTCCTCGGACGGCCGCCGTCCCGATGTGGACGCCGCCGCCCGATGAACGCCCGGTGGAAGCGGACGGCCGGGGTCCGCTGGCCGGCATTCGCGTCCTCGATCTCGGCACGATCCTGGCCGGGCCATACGCCGGCTCGCTCCTGGCCGGCCTCGGCGCGGACGTGATCAAGGTTGAAGCGCCGGCCGGCGACGCCTTCCGCGACACCGGCTTCGTCTACAACCGGGGTATGCGCGGCCTCGCCATCGACCTTCGCCAGCCAGGCGGGCAGCGCGCATTCCACCAGCTTGCCGCCCACGCCGATGCCGCGATCGACAATTCGCGGCTCGGGGTCGCAGCCCGCCTCAAGGCCGACTACCGCTCGTTGGCCGCCATCAACCCTGGCATCGTGACGCTCTCGATTGCCGGGTTCGGCGAGAACGGGCCAGAGGCGCACCGTCCGGCGTTCGACCCCGTGCTGCAAGCGATGAGCGGCATGATGCGGGCGCAGGGCGGCGACAGTGACCCGCTGTTCTTCACGATCCCCGTCAACGACGTGGTGGCGGCGGTCACGGCGGTCCTGGCCGTCTGCCTCGGGCTGTACCATCGGGGCGTCAGCGGCAAGGGGCAGCGCACCTGGACGTCGCTGGCAGCCTCGTCCCTCACGATGCAGTCTGGCGAGTTGCTGCGCTTCGAGGGCAGAACGCCGGCCCAGCGTGGCGCGCGCGACTTCAACGGTCCGGACTGCGCGGACCGCTACTATCGGGCGTCGGACGGCTGGCTGCGAGTCCAGGCCCCTGACCTGGCGGCCCTGACCGAGGCGCTGGAGCTTGGAGTCAGCGGCCGGGAGGCGAGCGCCGCAGACATCGAGCGGCGGATCGCCGCGCTGCCACGCATGGCCATCCTCGAGCGACTCCGCTGCGCCGGCATCCCGGCGGTGGCCGCCTGCCAGCCGCTGGATCTGGCCAGCGACCCCGCCCTGGCCGACGCCGACCTGCTGCTGGAGTGCCAGTTCCCGGACGGTCGACCGTACCTCGTGCCCCACCGCTACGCCCGGTTCAGCCGGACGGAGCAGGCTGGCATCTGCGAGCCGCCGGGCATCGGACAGCACAGCCGGGCGGTGCTGGCTGAGGCCGGCCTGCCGGAGGGGGAGATCGAGCGGCTCGCTGCGGACGGCACGATCGTCGACGGGCAGCCGTTCGTGCTGACAGCCCTGGTCAACTACCGCTGAGCCGCGCCGGCGGGGTCAGGCGTCGGCGGACGGCGGCAGCAGCGTCAGTTGGAGCACCAGCGGCGTGACCGCGCAGACGCTGTGCGGCAACCCGGCCGCCATGTGGACGAACGCGCCCGGGCCAGCCTCAAACGACTCGCCGCCGAGGGTCAGACGGGCCTGACCCGCGAGCACCTGGAGCAGGGCCGGGCGGGCCGACGTGTGCTCTGAGAGCTCCTGGCCGGCGTCGAAGCCGAACAGGACGACCTTGATCGAGTCGTCACCGTAGACCGTGCGGCTCAGCGTGCCGTCCGGCGGGATCTCGACGGTCTGCGTGAGGTCCGCAAGGTAGAAGAACGGTTGGGCTACGACGGAGGACGGTGCGGTACCGGTCATGTTCGCGTTCCTTGGACTGGCGATTCGCGGACGTGCCGCCCGCGTGTGGTATCACCACGATGCGCCCGGACCATGGCCACGCACCACACCCGAACGGGTAGGGAACACGCGCCTGCGCGCGCGCCCCACCTGAACGAGTGATGCGCTGCGAGGCGTGCGTCCCTGCGCGGACCGGATCCTGTGAGGGGATGGCGGCCGCCCTGGCGCGGCCGTCGAGCGGGCAGGAGGGGGACTATGCTGCGTGTGGCGCTCGTGGACGACCATCGACTGCTGCGCGAGGGGCTGAAAAGCTACCTGATGAGTAACGGCGTCGAGATCGTGGGCGAGGGCGGCACCGGCCGCGACGGCCTGCGACTGGCCCGCGAGGTCCGGCCGGACGTGCTGCTGATGGATCTGAGCATGCCGGAGATGGACGGGCTGGAGGCGACCCGCCTGATCAAAGCCGAGCTGCCGGAGCAGGTCATCGTCATCCTGACGGCATCCGAGGCCGAGGCGGACGTCTTCGAAGCGGTCAAATCGGGCGCACAGGGGTACTTGCTCAAGGATCTCCCGCCGGAGCAGCTTATCGGCCACCTGGAGGCCGCGGCGCGTGGCGAGGCCGCGCTCTCGCCGGTCCTGGCCGCGAAAATCCTGGCGGAGCTGGCGAGAACGGCCCGGAACGCCGCGCCAGGAACGACCACGCGCCCCCTCTCGCCGACCGGCCCCACGCCGGAAGCCCACGCGCCTGCTCCGGCCGTGCCGCCACGCGCGCCCGCTGGCCCGGACGGCGCGCCCGCCGACGAGGTCGAGCCGCTCACGGCCCGCGAGCGCGAGGTGCTGGCCCTGGTCGTCAAAGGTGCGTCGAACCGCGAGATCGCCGAGGCGCTGGTGGTCTCGGACAACACCGTGAAGTACCACCTCAAGAATATTCTTCAAAAGCTGCACCTGCACAACCGGGCGCAGGTGGTCGCCTACGCGCTGCGCCGAGGCATGGATCAAGCGACCGGCGGATGAGCCACCGGCCAGCAGGTTGCCCTGCCACGCGCCCTTCCGCACACGGCCACGCGCCCTTCCGCACACGGTCACGCGCCCTGCCCATCTGACGCGACGAGCCCGATACGACCTACCAGACACGCCGTGCCGGACGCGACCTACCCGCGCCCCTGCCACGTCCCACCCTGACGTGTAGGCCGGAAACCACCCTCACGGGTCGGGCGAGTCGGGCGAATCTGCGCAATCCTCTCATCAAGCACTGCTGACGCCGGCCGCCAGGGCCAGCCGCAGGCCAGAGAGAGGATAGAGATGAGCAGCACGACCGTCGCTGTGATTGGTGGACTCACCGCCGGGATCGTAGGCGGGGCGCTCTTCGCCGCCAGCCTGGTGGCCCGCCCGCAACCCCTCGGACCGTCGGTTACGGTCCCCCAGCCGGGCGGCCCGGCCATCAACGTGCCCCAGGCGCCGGCCCCTGACGTGGCCGTCACCACCGCCAACGCCGTCGGCACCGCCGTTGCGACGATCAAGAATCGACCGTCAGCGGCCGGCCTGACCGCCCTGGCGCAGCCGAAGATCGAAGCGCCGATCCCACAGCGCGGACCGCAGCTGGTCAAGTACGAGGTCGAGACGACCGAAGTCACGGCGATGATGGATGACGGCGTCGCCTACACCTACTGGACGTTCGGCAGCACCGTCCCCGGTCCGATGCTCCGCGTGCGGCAGGGCGACACCGTCGAGCTGACGCTCAAGAACTCCCCGACCAGCAAGGTCTCGCACAGCATCGACCTGCACGCGGTGACCGGCCCCGGCGGCGGCGCGAAGGCGACCCAGCTGGCCCCGGGCGAGTCCGCGACCATCCGCTTCAAGGCGATGAACCCTGGCGTCTACGTCTACCACTGCGCGACGCCGCTGGTGCCGCACCACATCGCGAGCGGCATGTACGGCCTGATCGTGGTCGAGCCGCCGGAGGGCCTGCCGCCCGTTGACCACGAGTTCTACGTGATGCAGGGCGACTTCTACCTGGATGGCGACCGCACCGAGGCTGGCGTCCACGACTTCGCCATGCAGAACATGACCGACGAGCACCCCAGCCACATCGTGTTCAACGGGTCCGTCGGCGCGCTCACCGGGCAGAACGCGCTCAAGGCGAAGGTCGGCGAGAAGGTCCGCATCTTCTTCGGAGTCGGCGGCCCGAACATTACGTCGAGCTTCCACGTCATCGGCGAGATCTTCGACCGTGTCGCCCCCGAGGGCGCGCTGAGCGACCACCAGCGCAACGTCCAGACGACCCTGGTGCCGGCTGGCGGCGCGACGATGACCGAGTTCACCGTGGACTACCCCGGCACCTACGTCCTGGTCGATCACAGCCTCGGTCGGATGACCAAGGGCGCGGTCGGCATGCTCGATGTCGAAGGCACGGCCAACCCCGACGTCTTCGAAGTGCTGCACACCCCCGGCCACGACGCCCCCGGCCATTGATCGCTCGCTGATCGCTCATCGAACACGGACAGGCGGCCCGCCCCCGAACGCGCGGCGGCGGGCCGAGGAGGAGCACGACGATGAATCGCATCGACTTCAGTGGCGTGATGATGGCGCTCCTGACCGGCTTCATTCTCAGCGCAGGCATCACCGGATTCCTGATGTCCGCGAACGGCATCCAGTTCCCGATCCCGGCCCCGCGCGCTGGCATCATGGCCGCTCCTGGTATCGCCGCCCCGGCCGTGCAGGTGCAGACGCAGGCCCAGGCCGCGCCCGGTGCTGCGCTGGCCCCGGTCGAGATCAAGGTGCAGGCCACCGATCTGAAGTTCGGCCCGCCGACGCTCCAGGCGAAGGTCGGCCAGCCGGTCAAGATCGTCCTGGAGAACAAGGGCGCCATCGAGCATGACATCGCCTTCCCGACGCTCAAGGCGAACAAGCCAGCGGCGGACCTGAAGGCCGTTGCGCGGACCGGCCAGACGGCGACCCTGGAGTTCACCCCGACGGCGAAGGGCGTCTACGAGTACGTCTGCACGATCCCTGGCCACAAGGAAGCCGGCATGAAGGGCACGATCAATGTCACAGACTGACCTCGCGCAGGTCATCCTCGGATCGTGCACGTGCCGTGAGCTGCAGTCTGAGCGAGCAGTGGCACACGGGGAGGCGACGCAGGAGGGCGCCACCGATCCCACCCCCACGTCCGACCGTCGCACCCTCGATGTGACCCAGCTGACGC encodes:
- a CDS encoding CoA transferase, translating into MRPLEGIHVVELSTGIAGPYAGMLLADYGAEVVKVEPPAGDPARRLPGFAMWGRNKQSMVLDLTGVADRDRLGHLLAGADVCITPDLAPIGAAGAANPGLVVLHMPPYHPGETPWAGGEESHGLLSASGGPSCRQSSFDGNPIELIYPVALYQQGVWGAACATAALVERQRSGLGQVVTVSGLHGVIASCPGSFVIDPGQPVATTDVGPGGRHPTYTTYRCGDGEWLFLAALTPKFQANAFKTLGVGDIHADPRIENAPSRMIEPANRVWIREKLSEAFASRPRDAWLNALEVGDCPAGPLFERDVWLDHPQIDANELRITLDDPERGPVMMPSLCIGLEATPGQIRTPAPRLGAHTETAGRWSPRTAAVPMWTPPPDERPVEADGRGPLAGIRVLDLGTILAGPYAGSLLAGLGADVIKVEAPAGDAFRDTGFVYNRGMRGLAIDLRQPGGQRAFHQLAAHADAAIDNSRLGVAARLKADYRSLAAINPGIVTLSIAGFGENGPEAHRPAFDPVLQAMSGMMRAQGGDSDPLFFTIPVNDVVAAVTAVLAVCLGLYHRGVSGKGQRTWTSLAASSLTMQSGELLRFEGRTPAQRGARDFNGPDCADRYYRASDGWLRVQAPDLAALTEALELGVSGREASAADIERRIAALPRMAILERLRCAGIPAVAACQPLDLASDPALADADLLLECQFPDGRPYLVPHRYARFSRTEQAGICEPPGIGQHSRAVLAEAGLPEGEIERLAADGTIVDGQPFVLTALVNYR
- a CDS encoding cupin domain-containing protein, whose translation is MTGTAPSSVVAQPFFYLADLTQTVEIPPDGTLSRTVYGDDSIKVVLFGFDAGQELSEHTSARPALLQVLAGQARLTLGGESFEAGPGAFVHMAAGLPHSVCAVTPLVLQLTLLPPSADA
- a CDS encoding response regulator transcription factor, with protein sequence MLRVALVDDHRLLREGLKSYLMSNGVEIVGEGGTGRDGLRLAREVRPDVLLMDLSMPEMDGLEATRLIKAELPEQVIVILTASEAEADVFEAVKSGAQGYLLKDLPPEQLIGHLEAAARGEAALSPVLAAKILAELARTARNAAPGTTTRPLSPTGPTPEAHAPAPAVPPRAPAGPDGAPADEVEPLTAREREVLALVVKGASNREIAEALVVSDNTVKYHLKNILQKLHLHNRAQVVAYALRRGMDQATGG
- the nirK gene encoding nitrite reductase, copper-containing — protein: MSSTTVAVIGGLTAGIVGGALFAASLVARPQPLGPSVTVPQPGGPAINVPQAPAPDVAVTTANAVGTAVATIKNRPSAAGLTALAQPKIEAPIPQRGPQLVKYEVETTEVTAMMDDGVAYTYWTFGSTVPGPMLRVRQGDTVELTLKNSPTSKVSHSIDLHAVTGPGGGAKATQLAPGESATIRFKAMNPGVYVYHCATPLVPHHIASGMYGLIVVEPPEGLPPVDHEFYVMQGDFYLDGDRTEAGVHDFAMQNMTDEHPSHIVFNGSVGALTGQNALKAKVGEKVRIFFGVGGPNITSSFHVIGEIFDRVAPEGALSDHQRNVQTTLVPAGGATMTEFTVDYPGTYVLVDHSLGRMTKGAVGMLDVEGTANPDVFEVLHTPGHDAPGH
- a CDS encoding cupredoxin domain-containing protein, yielding MNRIDFSGVMMALLTGFILSAGITGFLMSANGIQFPIPAPRAGIMAAPGIAAPAVQVQTQAQAAPGAALAPVEIKVQATDLKFGPPTLQAKVGQPVKIVLENKGAIEHDIAFPTLKANKPAADLKAVARTGQTATLEFTPTAKGVYEYVCTIPGHKEAGMKGTINVTD